ATTGGACAAGTGGTTTCAAAGATATATGGTCTGTTCTGAAATGCACCATGTTGCGCAAACTGCTTTTGCCAGACCAGCAGCACTGCAAAATGTAAGTATTAGAAAAAAGTCGCCGCTAAGCTAGCTAGCAAGAATGATGCATAACGAGGCATCTCGACGGGATAGAATATATAGAATACGAAATGTCAAATCTATaactattgccattgccaaatctgtatgtgggcatttgctatcatgatataatcatttgcgcaaaggcgtagggtaggtaggttcgagctgatgtagcccatgctttgagctcttgaaaaatttattttatcatttgcgaaatgctgtagggtaggtagctgatgtagcgcacgttttgagcttttgagcTGTTGAActctttaaatcttttatgtggaaaataaaaaaggataaagatccttttgtttacaaatgtatttctgggaaaaataaaataaagataaagatccttttgtttgcaaatgtatttctgggaaaaataaaataataacaaaggataaagatccttttttttacaaatgtatttttgagaaaaaaaagaattcatatATTTGGgctaataattgtggcataattTAACGCACACATCAATGTCGAAATTTGCAATTCGGTCAAGTCAATTAAATACATCTGCaagtatgtaaacaaaggcaGTGATATGGCTGTTTTTGGAGTGACTGATCCCAATGCAAACGATGAAATTACACAATACCAAATGGGCCGCTACATCAGCACAAATGAAGCTATTTGGAGAATTTTTTCATtcccaattcatgaacgttttcctgCTGTTGTTCATTTGGCTGTTCATTTGGAAAATGGCCAGCGTGTTTATTTTACCAATGAAAATGTACTGCAGAGGGCGGAACAACcaccagcaacaacattaactgcatttattaagttgcgcagaagtgatgaatttgcaagaacttTGCTGTATTCGGATGTACCGCATTACTACACTTGGGTTGCGACATCAAAAAAATGGCAGCgacgtaaacaaggaacacctgTTGATGGTCATCCAGGCGTTTTTTTTGCAGACACCATCGGCAGAGTTTATACAGTTCATCCAAATAACGCCGAATGTTATTATTTGAGATTGTTGTTAGTTAATGTTGCTGGACCACTTTCATTTCAACATTTACGTACGGTTAATGGTCAATTGTGTCAGACATATCGTGAGGCATGTCAGCTTTTGCAATTGCTGGAAAAATGACTCACATTGGGATTTAACACTTAAGATGCAGCGATCGCTTCTGCACCGCATAATATACGTATGCTgttcgccataataatatcaaCGTGTTTTCCATCAAATCCACTAGAATTGTGGAATAAATACAAAGATTATATGGCTGAAGACATTTTGATCCGAATGCGTCATCGTACAAGAAATCAAGATTTGTTGCTTACATTGGACATGTATAATGAGGCATTAATAGCACTCGAAGATTTGTGCCTTGCGATTGCTAATAAAGCATTAGGGCAATTAGGTTTACCTTCTGCCAATCGTCCAATGCATGATTTATTTGATCGAGAATTACAACATGAACGAGAATATGATGCAAATGAATTGCAAACATTTGTAAATTTGAATGTTACAAAATTGAACGTTCATCAAAGACATGTTTACGATACCATCATGCAAGCAGTGAAAAATCGGACTGGTGGATTGTATTTTTTGGATGCGCCTGGTGGTACGGGAAAAACATTTGTCATATCACTGATTTTGGCTGCCATTCGATCGCAAAACAAAATTGCACTGGCACTAGCTTCGTCTGGAATTGCGGCAACTTTATTGGATGGTGGACGAACAGTACACTCCGCATTAAAATTGCCATTGAATGTACACGTGCTTGAAAATCCCACATGCAATATTTCAAGGAATTCtgcaatggcaaaagttttgcggcAAACAGACATCATTTTATTGGATGAATGTACGATGACTCATAAAAAATCGTTAGAAGCACTTGATCGGACATTGAAAGATATACGTGGCAATGCTGGAATATTTGGTGGTGCATTAATTTTGTTGTCCGGCGATTTTCGCCAAACATTACCAGTGATTCCAAGATCAACACCGGCGGATGAGATCAACGCATGCTTAAAGTCATCGATTTTGTGGCCACATGTTCAAACTATGACACTGAATATTAACATGCGTGTTCAGTTGAACAATGATCCATCTGCATATCACTTTTCAAAACAATTGTTGGACATCGGCAATGGTAAAATTCAAAGCACCAACGGATTTATAACGTTGCCAAACAATTGTTGCACCATTGTTGAATCTCATGATGAACTAATTGATCGCGTCTTTCCAAACATTGTTGGAAATATTATGAATCATACTTGGTTAAGAGAACGCGCAATACTGGCaccaaaaaatgttaatgtaaATGACATTAATTTTGAGATTCAAGAAAAATTGCCAGGTGTCGTAACATTATATAAATCATTCGACAGCGCAATGAATCAAGATGATGCAGTAAATTAtccaattgaatttttgaattctttggaACCGCCTGGTATGCCGCCTCATTGCTTGAATTTAAAGATCGGCTCATCCATCATTTTGTTACGCAATTTAAATGCACCAAAGCTTTGCAATGGAACACGACTTGCAGTAAAAAAACTTATgttaaatttgattgaagccaCAATATTGACTGGCACATCGAAAGGTGATGTTGTGCTTATACCACGTATTCCGAGATAATCCCGACTGACATGCCTTtcgaatttaagcgcttgcaatTTCCAGTGCGCCTGGCATTTGCAATGTCGATAAATAAAGCACAAGGGCAAACGCTTAAAGTGTGCGGTTTGAATTTGATAGAGCCGTGTTTTTCGCATGGCCAGTTCTACGTGGCATGCTCAAGAGTGGGAATGCCACATTGCTTATTCATCTTTACTACAgatggaaaaaccaaaaatattgtttatcctAATGTATTGGCTtaggaaagaaaaatattaaataaaacagatttttcgaactttcacaacaaaaaaaattatacttcaccaacacaacaaaaatcgaatgaaatgacttaagaaatttttttttttgaaataaaacaaatattttgaaatttcccaTTAAAATAGAAATGCTAGAAGTTTCCATTATAGTGTTGCATGGGTGTAGCAACGCACACCGGGCCCCGctagtttatttataaatagaaCTCTTCTtgtttactggcgtagacaccgtttacgcgattatagccgagttaacaacagcgcgccagtcgtttctttttttagctacgtggcgctaattggatattTCATGCGAAAcaaggtccttcttcacctggttcttccaacggagtggagctctttcccttcctctgctttccccggcgggtactgcgtcgaatactataaacatgacctagccagcgtagccgctgtcttttaattcgttgaactatgtcaatgtcatatATATCTtacacagctcatcgttccatcgaatgcgatgtcCTCCGTGGCAGACGTGCAAAGGggcataaatctttcgcagaacttttctctcgaaaactcgcaacgttgactcatcagttgttgccatcgtccatgcatctgcaccatatagcaggacgagaataatgagtgacttgtttttggtcgtcaagagaggacttaaTATCTCAATTACCtatttagtccgaagtagcacctgttggcaagagatattctgcgtggGATTTCAAAGCTATTGTCGTCGTTtttggtgtttatgctggttccaagatatacgaaattatctacgacttcaaagttatgactgtcaacagtgacgtgagtgccaagtcgcgagtgcgacgactgtttgtttgatgacaggagatatttcgtcttgccctcgttcactgccagacccattttctgtgcttccttgtccagcctggagaaagcagaactaacggcgcgaggttgaggccgatgatatcaatatcatcggcatacgccaacagctgttacacttttatagaagatggtacctttcTATTtcagttctgcggctcgaactattttctccaaaagcaggttgaaaaagtcgcacgatagggaatcgccttgtctgaaacctcgtttggtatcgaacggctcggagaggtccttcccgatcctgacggagcttttggtgttactcaacgtcagtttacacagccgtattagtgttgcggggataccaaattcagacatcgcggcataaaggcagctccttttcgtgctgtcgaaagcagctttgaaatcgacgaagaggtggtgtgtgtcgattctcctttcacgggtcttttccaagatttggcgcatggtgaatatctggtcggttgttgatttgccaggtctgaagccacactgataaggtcaatcagattgttgacggtgggctttaatctttcacacaatacgctcgatagaaccttgctatgcgatgttgagaagacttatcccacggtagttggcgcagattgtttgttctccctttttgtggattgagcatagcacacttaaattccaatcgttgggcatgctttcgttcaaccatattttacaaaaaagctgatgcatgctcctttcagttcttcgccgccgtgtttgaaaagctcggccggcaatccatcggcccccaccgctttgttgttcctaCTTATTAAATGCctaaaacaaagtttaaaaagcaaaataactcgaatttaaaataagttctgcTATTCAGGAAACGGACTTTATTGAAAGTATGTGCTTATTAAATAATCCGAATTTTAAgagttcaaaaaattctttgtataaaatttgcagATATCTTGCGCCCTGAACAGTGCCATAAATGCAATGGATAAAGTACTTGATGAAACTGCCTGGAGGACATAACTTTAATTCATGTCTAGTAGACGGGGAGATGAACTACATGTTCCAAAATCTATTCATTGGCGAGAAAATGTACAGTGTTGCTTGGACGATTTGGAAGATTTTTACAAATGCCGCGCGCTCAGCAGTCATGACAATTCGCCCATCTcctgaaattattttctaatgatTATGAACTTTACTAATTCAAGTTTACAAATACTTGCCAGTAGATTTGCAACTCGCAATCGTATTGCTCCGATTAGGTTCATCGGGTGAAAAGTGCATTGCTAGCGTAAAATCGCTACAACTTTTGGTGTGAGAGATGGAGGTACATTGACCAATATCACCAAAAGagttttttcggcaattttGAATAAACTACCCCAATTCATTCATTGGCCTGGACCGGCAGAGCCGAGGGTAGCGAGATTAAACTGGCCGAAAAGCCGAATAAAAATCATGAGGTGTATTTTTCTCGGCAACGAATTTACTCTATCAAACTACAAGTCGTATGTGACCATAAGTTACGCATATTACATGCAGAAGTGGGCAATCCCGGAAGCTACCACGATTCTAAAGTGTTTAGGAAATCT
The sequence above is drawn from the Bactrocera tryoni isolate S06 unplaced genomic scaffold, CSIRO_BtryS06_freeze2 scaffold_11, whole genome shotgun sequence genome and encodes:
- the LOC120779587 gene encoding ATP-dependent DNA helicase pif1-like, whose translation is MAEDILIRMRHRTRNQDLLLTLDMYNEALIALEDLCLAIANKALGQLGLPSANRPMHDLFDRELQHEREYDANELQTFVNLNVTKLNVHQRHVYDTIMQAVKNRTGGLYFLDAPGGTGKTFVISLILAAIRSQNKIALALASSGIAATLLDGGRTVHSALKLPLNVHVLENPTCNISRNSAMAKVLRQTDIILLDECTMTHKKSLEALDRTLKDIRGNAGIFGGALILLSGDFRQTLPVIPRSTPADEINACLKSSILWPHVQTMTLNINMRVQLNNDPSAYHFSKQLLDIGNGKIQSTNGFITLPNNCCTIVESHDELIDRVFPNIVGNIMNHTWLRERAILAPKNVNVNDINFEIQEKLPGVVTLYKSFDSAMNQDDAVNYPIEFLNSLEPPGMPPHCLNLKIGSSIILLRNLNAPKLCNGTRLAVKKLMLNLIEATILTGTSKGDVVLIPRIPR